In Planctomycetia bacterium, the following are encoded in one genomic region:
- a CDS encoding DUF933 domain-containing protein — MKIGIVGYQGSGKSTLFEWLTGVAPDLALGHVGQSAMAAVPDSRIEPLCAVYSPKKITLASLEFVDTPGLNRKHEGNAARLAVIREAGCLVIVTAAHDGGEALLDAERIQEDFLLADMEIVSGRMERLRESVKKPRPSRDQELAELSALEVVMQALEASTPIADAQMTEDQRKATRSFRLLSEKPQLVICNLADDATDAAKYAAASNAKRQITAAPIGLELELARMSPEDRAEIEKEYQLTGPRKNDVLRQVLEASGQILYFTAGEKEVRSWLLRRGGTALEAADNIHSDLARGFIRSETMAAADLIRLGSEREVKAQNLLRQEPKDYVVKEADILHIRFSV, encoded by the coding sequence ATGAAGATTGGCATCGTCGGCTATCAAGGTTCCGGAAAAAGCACGCTGTTCGAGTGGCTCACCGGCGTCGCGCCGGATCTCGCCTTGGGACACGTCGGACAGAGTGCCATGGCGGCCGTGCCGGACTCGCGGATCGAGCCGCTGTGCGCGGTCTACAGCCCGAAGAAGATCACGCTGGCGTCGCTGGAATTCGTCGATACGCCCGGGCTGAATCGCAAACACGAGGGGAACGCCGCCCGGCTGGCCGTGATTCGTGAAGCCGGCTGCCTGGTGATTGTGACCGCGGCCCACGACGGCGGCGAAGCGCTGCTGGACGCCGAGCGGATCCAGGAAGACTTCCTGCTGGCCGATATGGAGATCGTCTCCGGCCGCATGGAACGGCTCCGGGAATCGGTCAAAAAGCCGCGCCCCAGCCGCGACCAGGAACTGGCCGAGTTGTCCGCCCTCGAAGTCGTGATGCAGGCCCTGGAGGCCAGCACGCCCATCGCTGACGCGCAGATGACTGAGGACCAGCGCAAGGCGACGCGAAGTTTCCGTCTGCTGAGCGAAAAGCCGCAACTGGTGATCTGCAACCTGGCCGACGACGCCACGGATGCGGCCAAATACGCCGCCGCCAGCAACGCCAAGCGCCAGATCACCGCGGCGCCGATCGGGCTGGAACTGGAATTGGCGCGGATGTCGCCGGAAGATCGGGCCGAGATCGAAAAAGAATACCAACTGACGGGGCCGCGCAAAAACGACGTGCTGCGGCAGGTCTTGGAGGCCTCCGGCCAAATCCTTTATTTCACCGCCGGCGAAAAAGAAGTCCGCAGTTGGTTATTGCGTCGTGGCGGAACGGCCCTGGAAGCCGCCGACAACATCCACAGCGACCTCGCCCGCGGCTTCATCCGCTCCGAAACCATGGCCGCCGCGGACCTGATCCGCCTGGGCAGCGAGCGGGAAGTGAAAGCCCAAAACCTGCTGCGCCAGGAACCGAAGGATTATGTCGTGAAAGAGGCGGATATTTTGCATATCCGGTTTAGCGTTTAG